In Clostridium sp. DL-VIII, the following proteins share a genomic window:
- a CDS encoding NUDIX domain-containing protein: MLFNKLFEIDKVSDSIGNINFREAVRGIIIKDKKILMVHSKNQDYKFPGGGIKRDEGHMNALAREIQEETGYICSKINDRAGIVVERSNDRYVNNRVFKMISYYYFAEVLNKKRSQKLDPYEAELGFKPEWITLEDAINNNEKIISAGIEPIANWIFRETYVLKKIRKNIDAITK, from the coding sequence ATGTTATTTAATAAACTCTTTGAGATAGATAAAGTAAGTGATTCTATAGGAAATATTAATTTTAGGGAAGCAGTTAGAGGAATTATTATAAAGGATAAGAAAATTTTAATGGTGCATTCTAAAAATCAAGATTATAAGTTTCCTGGTGGAGGAATAAAAAGAGATGAAGGGCATATGAATGCATTAGCAAGAGAAATACAAGAAGAAACGGGCTATATCTGCAGCAAAATTAATGATAGAGCTGGAATTGTAGTAGAGCGAAGTAATGATAGATATGTTAATAATAGAGTTTTTAAAATGATATCTTACTATTATTTTGCTGAGGTGCTGAATAAAAAAAGAAGCCAAAAATTAGATCCCTACGAAGCAGAATTAGGATTTAAACCAGAATGGATTACATTAGAAGATGCTATTAATAATAATGAGAAGATAATATCGGCAGGAATTGAACCAATTGCAAATTGGATTTTTAGAGAAACGTATGTATTAAAGAAAATTAGAAAGAACATTGATGCAATTACTAAATAG